One window of the Trifolium pratense cultivar HEN17-A07 linkage group LG2, ARS_RC_1.1, whole genome shotgun sequence genome contains the following:
- the LOC123904564 gene encoding mitogen-activated protein kinase kinase kinase 20-like, translating to MGGRIEWVKGKMVGCGSFGSVHLAMNKSNGGLFVVKTSDSEVGRDALKNEVNILNSLNNSSPYIVQCLGTEYDDEDKKVVNVFMEYMAGGSLADVSNKFGGSLDEDVVRLYTRQILLGLYDLHKHGIVHCDLKCKNVLLASSGNVKLADLGCAKRVENKSSSSCINLTNGGTPLWMAPEVLLNGDEKVVDFAADIWSLGCTVIEMATGRPPWADISNPIAAMFKIARGDEIPQFPLHFSQEGFDFLRRCLVRDPSKRPTAQELLNHPFIISTNLTHHKHYSASSPAAVLDVHQFEYTDDDDDDEELLQSPITGRLNLFSSTTNEFVSPQGTTMWELEDGASGNHWITVR from the coding sequence ATGGGTGGAAGAATAGAATGGGTGAAGGGCAAAATGGTTGGATGTGGATCTTTTGGCAGTGTTCATCTAGCCATGAATAAATCGAACGGTGGACTTTTCGTAGTGAAAACATCAGATTCAGAGGTAGGACGTGATGCTCTAAAGAACGAGGTGAATATACTAAATAGTTTAAATAATTCATCACCCTATATTGTCCAATGTTTAGGGACAGAGTATGATGATGAAGATAAGAAAGTAGTGAATGTTTTCATGGAATATATGGCCGGGGGTAGTTTGGCTGACGTGTCGAACAAATTTGGTGGTTCATTAGATGAAGATGTTGTACGTTTGTATACTAGACAAATTCTCCTTGGGTTATATGATCTTCACAAACATGGAATTGTGCATTGTGACCTTAAGTGCAAAAATGTGCTTTTGGCCTCTTCTGGGAACGTCAAGCTGGCTGATTTAGGGTGTGCAAAAAGGGTAGAGaacaaatcatcatcatcatgtatTAATCTTACTAATGGTGGCACTCCTCTATGGATGGCTCCTGAAGTATTATTAAATGGTGATGAGAAAGTTGTCGATTTTGCTGCAGATATATGGTCTTTGGGGTGTACTGTTATTGAAATGGCCACCGGCAGGCCTCCTTGGGCTGACATTTCAAATCCAATTGCTGCTATGTTTAAGATTGCTCGCGGTGATGAGATACCTCAATTTCCACTTCATTTCTCTCAGGAAGGTTTCGATTTCTTGAGGAGGTGTTTGGTGAGAGATCCCAGTAAGAGGCCTACCGCACAGGAGTTACTTAACCACCCATTTATTATTTCAACTAATTTAACTCATCACAAACACTACTCTGCTTCCTCACCTGCAGCTGTTTTGGATGTTCATCAATTTGAGTATACCGATGACGACGATGACGACGAAGAATTATTACAAAGCCCAATTACAGGACGATTGAACCTGTTCTCTTCCACCACAAATGAGTTTGTGTCCCCACAAGGAACAACAATGTGGGAACTGGAAGATGGTGCATCAGGGAATCATTGGATCACTGTTAGATAA
- the LOC123910514 gene encoding protein NRT1/ PTR FAMILY 4.3-like translates to MDNKNIIPIPKVESSDDTTTVDWRGRPSNPNNHGGTRAAAFVLGLQAFEIMAIAAVGNNLITYLINEMHFSLPHSANIVTNFVGTIFLIALLGGYLSDSFLGTFSTILIFALLELSGFVLLSAQAHFPQLKPPPCNREGGDHQEYCIEAKGLKALIFYIAIYMVALGSGCVKPNMISHGANQFNQDHQSKKLSTYFNAAYFAFSLGELIALTILVWVQTHSGMDAGFAVSAAAMAMGFISFISGTLYYRNKPPQSTIFLPIAQVFVAAILKRKKICPSSLQGSENINNVGKQQHSNKLRFLDKACIEDQAGNNRKESPWRLCSVAQVEQAKILVSVIPIFACTIIFNTILAQLQTFSVQQGSAMDTHITKSFSIPPASLQSIPYILLIVVVPLYDTFFVPFARKITGHESGISPLQRIGIGLFLATFSMVSAAVMEKKRRDAALNLNQTLSIFWITPQFIIFGLSEMFTAVGLIEFFYKQSLKGMKTFFTAITYCSYSFGFYLSSLLVSLVNRITSSTTNGGGWLHDNNLNKDKLDLFYWLLAALSFLNFLNYLYWSRWYSYNPSLSTISQEEEEGDQAHATESKHYYAVSADNIIIP, encoded by the exons ATggataataaaaatattattccaATTCCAAAGGTAGAATCTTCAGATGATACTACTACTGTTGACTGGAGAGGCAGACCCTCCAATCCTAACAACCACGGTGGAACCAGAGCAGCTGCTTTTGTTCTTG GGCTTCAAGCATTTGAAATAATGGCAATAGCTGCAGTTGGTAACAACCTCATAACTTATCTCATAAACGAGATGCACTTCTCTTTGCCTCACTCTGCAAACATAGTCACTAACTTTGTTGGAACTATCTTTCTCATCGCACTCCTTGGTGGCTATCTATCTGACTCTTTCCTTGGCACCTTCTCCACCATCCTCATCTTTGCCTTACTAGAACTTTCT GGCTTCGTATTGCTGTCTGCACAAGCTCATTTTCCTCAATTGAAGCCGCCGCCGTGTAATCGAGAAGGAGGTGATCATCAAGAATATTGCATAGAAGCAAAGGGGTTGAAGGCCTTGATATTCTACATAGCAATATACATGGTTGCATTAGGAAGTGGTTGTGTTAAGCCCAACATGATTTCTCATGGAGCCAACCAGTTCAATCAAGACCACCAATCAAAGAAGCTCTCAACTTACTTCAATGCAGCATATTTTGCATTCTCATTGGGTGAACTTATTGCTCTAACAATTCTTGTTTGGGTTCAAACTCATTCCGGGATGGATGCCGGCTTTGCTGTGTCTGCAGCTGCCATGGCCATGGGATTCATAAGCTTCATATCTGGGACACTATATTATAGGAACAAGCCTCCACAATCAACAATCTTCCTCCCCATTGCTCAA GTTTTTGTAGCTGCaatattgaaaagaaagaagattTGTCCATCTAGCCTACAAGGAAGTGAAAACATTAATAATGTTGGTAAACAACAACATAGCAATAAGTTGAGGTTCTTGGACAAGGCTTGTATCGAAGATCAGGCCGGGAACAACAGAAAGGAAAGCCCATGGAGATTGTGCAGTGTTGCACAAGTTGAACAAGCAAAGATATTAGTATCAGTCATTCCAATTTTTGCATGCACTATCATTTTCAACACTATCTTGGCACAACTCCAAACATTCTCAGTCCAACAAGGAAGTGCCATGGACACACATATCACAAAATCATTTTCTATACCTCCAGCTTCGCTTCAATCCATTCCATACATTTTGCTCATTGTTGTAGTACCTCTCTATGACACTTTCTTTGTCCCCTTTGCAAGAAAAATAACAGGTCATGAGTCAGGAATCTCACCTTTGCAGAGAATAGGAATTGGCCTCTTTCTGGCTACATTTTCAATGGTTTCAGCAGCTGTTATGGAGAAAAAGAGAAGAGATGCAGCTTTGAACCTCAACCAGACTTTGTCCATATTTTGGATTACACCACAATTCATAATATTTGGTTTGTCAGAGATGTTTACTGCAGTTGGACTCATTGAGTTCTTCTACAAACAGTCCTTGAAAGGGATGAAGACATTCTTCACTGCCATAACATATTGCTCCTACTCATTTGGCTTTTATCTCAGCTCACTATTGGTTTCATTGGTGAATAGAATCACTTCCTCAACTACTAATGGTGGTGGTTGGCTTCATGACAACAATCTCAACAAAGACAAACTTGACCTTTTCTATTGGTTACTAGCTGCCCTCAGCTTCCTCAACTTTCTCAACTATCTCTATTGGTCCAGATGGTATTCTTATAATCCATCCCTTTCAACCATATCacaggaggaggaggagggtgATCAGGCTCATGCCACCGAATCTAAACACTACTATGCAGTATCTGCAGACAATATTATTATTCCATAG
- the LOC123904565 gene encoding uncharacterized protein LOC123904565, translated as MYGGVFGVQKSLVKGGCRWIIGTGENINIWEQNWLKEGMPLTTPSNIQLFGDIKIVKDLMMINSKSWDLDKIRYQDRHGVSGQWNNIWHAKIPPKVKNLIRRIGRDILPTRKKLISRGVQCPVHCDVCNDGDEDSIHVLFSCTRSIQCWQRAGLWSHISAAWGIWKRRNNKVWDNITDFDQIVVERAKHLITSWRNAQQIRQSANIAQSSPQQTIWIKPRHERYKCNVDASFSLDRNKVRLGMCLRDEHGKFVAARTEWIKPIVEVEIGEAIGLLHALKWVEEMQLHNTDFEMDYKKIVDSLYGKRTYLSDLGSIFNDCRTILASNLVNFDVKFIRRQANEVAHRLAGATTSLTSFHNFITIPTCIYNIIINEIR; from the exons ATGTATGGAGGAGTATTTGGAGTTCAAAAGTCACTTGTCAAAGGAGggtgcaggtggatcattggtACCGGAGAGAACATAAACATTTGGGAGCAAAATTGGCTCAAGGAAGGCATGCCACTTACTACACCTTCTAACATACAACTGTTTGGTGATATTAAAATAGTGAAGGACCTTATGATGATTAATTCAAAATCATGGGACCTCGACAAAATCC GGTATCAAGACAGACACGGTGTTTCAGGTCAATGGAACAACATCTGGCATGCAAAAATTCCTCCAAAAGTGAAGAACCTTATTAGGCGCATTGGTCGGGATATCTTACCAACACGCAAGAAGCTCATCAGCCGTGGAGTACAATGTCCAGTGCATTGTGATGTCTGCAACGATGGAGACGAAGACAGTATACACGTGTTGTTTTCATGTACAAGAAGTATTCAGTGTTGGCAGCGAGCAGGATTGTGGTCTCATATTAGTGCAG CGTGGGGCATATGGAAGCGCCGGAATAATAAAGTGTGGGATAATATCACTGATTTTGACCAAATTGTGGTTGAACGAGCTAAACATTTAATCACTTCTTGGCGAAATGCACAACAAATTCGTCAATCAGCCAACATAGCTCAGTCGAGCCCTCAACAAACAATTTGGATCAAGCCAAGACATGAAAGGTACAAGTGTAATGTAGATGCTTCCTTTTCGCTAGATCGCAACAAGGTGAGACTTGGTATGTGTTTAAGGGATGAACATGGTAAGTTTGTGGCGGCGAGAACAGAGTGGATAAAACCTATAGTCGAAGTGGAGATTGGTGAAGCCATAGGCTTACTGCATGCTCTCAAGTGGGTAGAAGAAATGCAGTTACACAACACTGATTTTGAAATGGATTACAAAAAGATAGTCGACAGTCTTTACGGTAAAAGAACCTATCTCTCTGACCTTGGTTCTATTTTCAATGATTGTAGAACTATTCTAGCTTCTAATCTTGTAAACTTTGATGTTAAGTTCATTAGGAGACAAGCAAATGAAGTTGCTCATAGGCTTGCCGGGGCGACTACATCTCTAACTAGTTTCCATAATTTTATCACTATACCAACATGTATTTACAATATTATTATCAATGAAATTAGATAA
- the LOC123910512 gene encoding uncharacterized protein LOC123910512 — protein sequence MPLSRFAAEAFGVVTICLVAILILLGLICIAYSFYFRSRIHNQGFFQLNYFSGPWIIRIAFILFVIWWGLGEIFRLTLLRRALHLKWRETVCKCYIVSNMGFAEPCLFLTLVFLLRAPLQRLETGIMSRKWNVRTSAYIILYCLPMFLLQLFVIFVGPHLDKDKGSGKKLPHYFTSTVGSSSVAEGSDDIALCTYPLLSTILLGLFAIILTSYLFWLGSRILKLVINKGLQKRVYTLLFSVLCFLPLRVLFLGLSVLSGPEHFMFEAFVFLAFLALVCCSGLCMCTLVYRPVADCLALGNLQDLEARTRRFNEDHNDTISLVANQSHLEYNVEENAQPSPGRYSDESTKRGSISFRTLEKGVASTGTFVELSLFSPSRSATPPGSPSLPGWPMQSPAQVVVV from the coding sequence ATGCCCCTGTCGAGATTTGCTGCCGAAGCATTCGGTGTGGTGACAATTTGTCTAGTAGCCATCTTGATTCTTCTTGGGTTGATATGCATTGCTTACTCATTCTACTTCCGCTCTCGTATTCATAATCAAGGTTTTTTTCAGCTCAATTATTTTAGTGGTCCTTGGATTATTAGAATTGCATTCATCCTATTTGTAATCTGGTGGGGTCTAGGTGAAATTTTCCGGCTAACTTTGTTAAGACGCGCTCTTCACTTAAAATGGAGGGAAACTGTTTGCAAATGTTACATTGTATCGAACATGGGATTTGCAGAACCTTGCCTCTTTCTCACACTTGTGTTTCTCCTCCGTGCACCCTTGCAGAGGTTGGAGACTGGAATTATGAGCAGAAAATGGAATGTGAGGACATCTGCATATATTATTCTTTACTGCCTTCCAATGTTTCTTCTTCagctttttgttatttttgttggACCTCATTTAGACAAGGATAAGGGTTCTGGGAAGAAGTTGCCTCATTATTTTACAAGTACAGTCGGCTCCTCTTCAGTTGCAGAGGGGAGTGATGATATTGCCCTTTGTACTTACCCTCTACTTAGTACCATTCTCCTTGGCCTTTTTGCCATTATCCTGACTTCCTACCTTTTTTGGCTTGGTAGTCGGATTTTGAAATTAGTTATCAACAAAGGTTTGCAGAAAAGGGTTTACACACTACTATTCTCAGTTCTGTGTTTTCTTCCATTAAGGGTTCTTTTCCTTGGTTTATCTGTTTTATCTGGACCTGAGCATTTTATGTTTGAAGCCTTTGTTTTCTTGGCATTTCTTGCACTTGTATGTTGTTCTGGGTTGTGCATGTGCACACTTGTGTACCGTCCAGTTGCAGATTGTTTAGCGCTGGGAAATTTACAAGACCTGGAAGCTAGGACTAGGAGGTTTAATGAAGATCATAATGATACTATATCCCTTGTTGCTAACCAGAGTCATTTGGAATATAATGTTGAGGAAAATGCTCAGCCTAGTCCCGGTAGGTATTCCGATGAATCAACAAAGCGTGGATCAATTTCATTTCGGACATTGGAAAAGGGTGTTGCTTCAACTGGAACATTTGTAGAACTAAGCCTTTTCTCTCCCAGCCGCAGTGCAACACCTCCGGGATCGCCGTCTCTTCCAGGTTGGCCCATGCAATCCCCAGCCCAAGTTGTTGTTGTGTGA
- the LOC123910513 gene encoding auxin response factor 1-like — MASNHLSATISRAGATNDALYKELWHACAGPLVTLPREGERVYYFPQGHMEQLEASMNQGLEQQMPSFNLPSKILCKVVNIHLRAEPETDEVYAQVTLLPETDQSEVTSPDDPLPEPPRCTVHSFCKTLTASDTSTHGGFSVLRRHADDCLPPLDMTQQPPWQELVATDLHGNEWHFRHIFRGQPRRHLLTTGWSVFVSSKKLVAGDAFIFLRGENGELRVGVRRLMRQQSNVPSSVISSHSMHLGVLATASHAISTGTLFSVFYKPRTSRSEFIVSINKYLEARNHKLSVGMRFKMRFEGDEVPERRFSGTIVGVEDNKSSVWADSEWRSLKVQWDEPSSILRPDRVSPWELEPLVSTPPANAQPTQRNKRSRPPVLPSTIPDSSLQGIWKSPIESPFPYRDPQHGRDLYPSPRFSSTATSFLGLGGNSPASNKSTYWSSRLENSTEPFLPIALKESGEKRQGTGNGCRLFGIQLLENSNAEESLQTVPLSGRVGDDRSVPSLDAESDQHSEPSNVNRSDIPSVSCDADKSCLRSPQESQSRQIRSCTKVHMQGMAVGRAVDLTRFDGYEDLLRKLEEMFDIEGELCGATKKWLVVYTDNEDDRMMVGDDPWLEFCSVVRKIFIYTPDEVKKLSPKICLPTNEEGKPCKLDCEAVVNPEDQSSIVGPGC; from the exons ATGGCTTCAAATCATTTGTCAGCTACGATCAGCCGTGCAG GGGCAACTAATGATGCTTTATACAAGGAATTATGGCATGCCTGTGCTGGACCCCTTGTCACTCTTCCCCGTGAAGGGGAGAGAGTTTATTACTTCCCTCAAGGTCACATGGAACAG ctCGAGGCATCTATGAATCAGGGATTAGAGCAGCAAATGCCTTCCTTTAATCTACCttctaaaatattatgtaaAGTGGTCAATATTCATCTTCGG GCTGAACCTGAAACAGATGAAGTATATGCACAAGTAACTTTGCTACCTGAAACCGAT CAAAGTGAAGTGACAAGCCCAGACGATCCTCTGCCCGAACCTCCAAGGTGTACAGTTCATTCATTTTGCAAGACACTTACAGCTTCTGACACTAGCACTCATGGAGGTTTCTCTGTTCTTCGAAGACATGCAGATGATTGTCTACCACCACTG GACATGACTCAGCAGCCACCATGGCAAGAATTGGTTGCAACTGATTTGCACGGGAATGAATGGCATTTTCGACATATTTTTCGCG GGCAACCCAGGCGCCACTTACTGACCACTGGGTGGAGTGTCTTTGTCAGTTCCAAAAAATTAGTGGCTGGTGatgcatttatatttttaag GGGTGAAAATGGAGAGCTCCGAGTTGGAGTCAGGAGGCTCATGAGACAGCAAAGCAATGTGCCATCTTCTGTTATATCTAGTCACAGCATGCATCTTGGTGTTTTGGCCACTGCATCTCATGCCATTTCCACCGGAACATTGTTTTCTGTGTTTTACAAGCCCAG AACAAGCCGGTCAGAGTTTATTGTAAGTATTAACAAGTATCTTGAAGCTCGAAATCATAAGCTTTCCGTTGGGATGCGATTCAAAATGAGGTTCGAGGGTGATGAAGTACCTGAAAGAAG GTTCAGTGGTACAATTGTGGGTGTTGAAGATAATAAATCGTCTGTTTGGGCTGATTCTGAGTGGCGTTCATTAAAG GTTCAATGGGATGAACCGTCATCAATTCTGCGTCCAGATAGAGTTTCTCCATGGGAATTGGAGCCACTTGTATCTACCCCTCCTGCAAACGCCCAGCCAACCCAACGAAACAAGAGATCACGGCCTCCTGTTCTCCCTTCAACAATTCCCGATTCTTCTCTGCAAG GCATATGGAAGTCACCAATTGAATCGCCTTTCCCTTATCGTGACCCTCAACATGGACGAGACCTCTATCCATCACCAAGATTCAGCTCTACTGCGACCAGCTTTCTTGGTCTTGGTGGGAACAGCCCTGCTTCTAACAAGTCAACATATTGGTCAAGTAGATTGGAAAACTCTACTGAACCTTTTTTGCCTATAGCACTTAAAGAATCTGGGGAGAAGAGACAAGGCACTGGAAATGGCTGTAGGCTCTTTGGGATTCAGTTACTTGAGAATTCTAATGCAGAAGAAAGTCTGCAAACAGTTCCTTTGTCAGGAAGGGTGGGTGATGATAGGTCTGTTCCGTCCTTGGATGCCGAGTCTGACCAACATTCTGAACCATCAAATGTTAACCGGTCTGATATTCCTTCAGTAAGCTGTGATGCTGACAAATCATGCCTGCGGTCTCCTCAGGAGTCCCAAAGCAGACAAATAAGAAGCTGCACAAAG GTTCACATGCAAGGTATGGCTGTTGGAAGGGCTGTAGATTTAACACGTTTTGATGGATATGAAGATCTGCTTAGGAAATTGGAAGAGATGTTCGACATTGAGGGTGAACTCTGTGGGGCAACAAAAAAATGGCTGGTCGTTTACACTGACAATGAAGATGATAGGATGATGGTTGGGGATGATCCATGGCT CGAATTTTGTAGCGTTGTGAGGAAAATTTTCATCTACACACCAGATGAGGTTAAGAAGCTCTCACCCAAAATATGTCTTCCGACCAATGAAGAAGGTAAACCATGCAAGCTGGATTGCGAAGCTGTTGTCAATCCCGAGGACCAGTCATCTATTGTGGGGCCTGGTTGCTAA